One region of Mucilaginibacter gotjawali genomic DNA includes:
- a CDS encoding 3-keto-disaccharide hydrolase — MMMTKKMILNGVRLVAGCLLVVLCLGVSAFKFAGHLAVASVPGKIKNAVADSGWRQLFNGKNLDGWKQVGPGSRYVENGLTGSHGGMGLCYWTKEKFGDCVIRIVYKMQKENSNSGFFIRIPIEPREAWMPVFYGYEVQIDNHPETSGEDDYHVTGTLYSLTKPHAKPGKPGPQWNVMEITLDGARTIVKVNGELVTDYTEGDPTPERKFDFEPFRGLRPNYGYIGMQNHGDDDIVFFKTVEVRPLHLQ; from the coding sequence ATGATGATGACTAAAAAAATGATCCTCAACGGCGTTCGCCTTGTTGCGGGCTGCTTGCTTGTTGTTTTATGTTTAGGTGTAAGCGCTTTCAAATTTGCAGGACACCTGGCGGTTGCTTCAGTCCCCGGAAAAATTAAAAATGCAGTAGCTGACAGTGGGTGGCGGCAGCTTTTTAACGGAAAAAACCTGGACGGGTGGAAACAGGTTGGTCCGGGCTCCAGGTACGTTGAAAACGGATTGACCGGCAGCCATGGCGGAATGGGCCTTTGCTACTGGACGAAAGAAAAGTTTGGCGATTGCGTGATCCGTATTGTTTATAAAATGCAAAAAGAAAACAGCAACTCCGGTTTTTTCATCCGCATACCCATTGAACCGCGCGAAGCCTGGATGCCTGTGTTTTATGGGTATGAGGTACAGATCGACAACCATCCGGAAACCTCCGGCGAAGATGACTACCATGTTACCGGTACTTTGTATTCACTAACCAAACCACATGCCAAACCCGGTAAACCCGGCCCGCAATGGAACGTGATGGAAATAACGCTGGATGGCGCACGTACCATCGTCAAAGTAAACGGCGAACTGGTGACCGACTATACAGAAGGCGACCCTACCCCCGAACGGAAGTTTGATTTCGAACCATTCCGTGGTTTAAGGCCAAATTATGGTTATATCGGGATGCAGAACCATGGCGATGATGACATTGTATTTTTTAAAACGGTTGAGGTAAGGCCGCTTCACCTTCAATAA
- a CDS encoding Gfo/Idh/MocA family protein translates to MEENKNETPKNTISRGDFIKKSALATAGFYIVPRFVLGGKGYTAPSDKLYIAAVGTGGEAENDIHHYATAPKKNAEIAFLCDVDERPGMQRMKEFPKAKFYHDWREMFDKEHKNFDAVTVAIPDHNHAIVGHSAMQMKKHLYLQKPLTHDIYEARVLTEAAKKYQVVTQMGDQGASCDGMRTMREWFEAGLIGDIEKVYCWTDRPVWPQGISWPASKPPVPKELKWDLWLGTANYVDYIDNLVPFNWRGWWQFGTGALGDMGCHIMGPPFKLLELGYPTEISGSASTVYTGIFKEGVFPESGPVSSSIKFNFTLKNGKLLDLYWMDGGITPERLAELDPDVNMNEALGDIPSENDFEGCTLFIGTKGKVSCGWGGSHPRLLPLSLNKDVHVPEKYPRIEGGMDGHWWQWVDAAIAGYGKMEVDSPFEGYAGPLTETVLLGNLLLRSFDIQEKIKRNDPVYGQMEGLKFSGRYTGLKWDGANMRVTNYEPANQFIRRTYREGWGDLKL, encoded by the coding sequence ATGGAAGAAAATAAAAACGAAACACCAAAAAACACGATAAGCCGCGGCGATTTCATTAAAAAATCAGCGCTGGCAACAGCAGGCTTTTATATAGTGCCACGCTTTGTTTTAGGCGGAAAAGGTTATACAGCACCAAGCGATAAATTGTACATTGCAGCGGTAGGAACCGGGGGCGAGGCCGAAAATGATATACACCATTATGCCACCGCGCCAAAAAAGAATGCAGAAATTGCTTTTTTGTGCGATGTGGACGAGCGCCCGGGCATGCAGCGGATGAAAGAGTTTCCAAAAGCGAAATTTTACCACGACTGGCGCGAAATGTTTGATAAGGAGCATAAGAATTTCGATGCGGTTACTGTGGCTATTCCTGATCATAACCACGCCATCGTTGGCCACAGCGCTATGCAGATGAAGAAACATTTATATCTGCAAAAACCTTTAACACATGATATTTACGAGGCCCGCGTATTAACCGAAGCCGCAAAAAAATACCAGGTGGTTACCCAAATGGGCGACCAGGGCGCCTCATGCGATGGCATGCGCACCATGCGCGAATGGTTTGAAGCCGGCCTGATTGGCGATATTGAAAAAGTTTATTGCTGGACCGACAGGCCCGTTTGGCCGCAGGGCATTTCATGGCCGGCATCAAAACCACCGGTACCTAAAGAACTGAAATGGGACCTGTGGCTGGGCACTGCAAACTATGTTGATTACATCGACAACCTCGTCCCCTTTAACTGGCGCGGGTGGTGGCAATTTGGCACAGGGGCTTTGGGCGATATGGGCTGTCATATCATGGGCCCACCGTTTAAACTGCTTGAACTGGGTTACCCCACAGAAATATCAGGTAGTGCCAGCACGGTTTATACAGGCATTTTTAAAGAGGGTGTATTCCCTGAAAGCGGGCCGGTTTCCAGCTCCATCAAATTCAATTTCACCCTAAAAAATGGCAAACTGCTTGACCTGTACTGGATGGATGGCGGCATTACGCCCGAGCGCCTTGCAGAACTAGATCCGGACGTAAATATGAACGAGGCGTTAGGTGATATCCCAAGTGAAAATGATTTTGAGGGATGTACGCTGTTCATTGGTACCAAAGGAAAAGTATCCTGCGGATGGGGTGGCAGCCACCCCAGGTTGTTGCCGCTTTCGCTGAACAAAGATGTGCATGTGCCTGAGAAATATCCGCGCATAGAAGGCGGCATGGACGGCCACTGGTGGCAATGGGTGGATGCTGCAATAGCAGGTTATGGTAAAATGGAAGTGGATTCGCCTTTTGAAGGCTATGCCGGCCCGCTTACCGAAACTGTGTTGCTGGGTAACCTTTTACTGCGCAGCTTTGATATCCAGGAAAAAATAAAACGCAACGACCCTGTATACGGGCAAATGGAAGGCCTGAAATTCAGCGGGCGGTACACAGGTTTAAAATGGGATGGCGCCAATATGCGGGTAACCAATTACGAACCCGCCAACCAGTTTATTCGCCGTACCTACCGCGAGGGTTGGGGCGACCTGAAGTTATAA
- a CDS encoding MFS transporter encodes MPVEKLPFKKQIAYACGMIGWSIMTNIIIVMLPYFYLPPSSSGLIPLVPQFLVFGVLNIMSLIAASGRLVDAVYDPFIASMSDKSGHRKGRRIPFMKWAILPAVLFCGLTFCPLVRGESMHNAFWIIITLIGFFMGATTYIIPYNALLPELTDTGAEKVKLSSFQQVGFVIGIIISALVNNFADLVQHLFDVTNRDSAVQYTIWGLAVFAGIIMLIPVLAIDERKYLVSKKPTHLPILLAIRKTFSQRNFKYYLISDFSFYMALSIISSGLLYFVTVLLHLPESMGGLLMGTMVIGSLIFYPLINYISHKHGKKSLVLFSFALLSLIFAMIYFLGKFPVSPKAQVYTLVLLAAFPLASLGILPNAILAEIAERDARVTGENREGMFFAVKFLFVKLGQTLGIALFAFLTVYGKDPGHDYGLRLNGICGFVLCLIAFVFFTRFRERKIG; translated from the coding sequence ATGCCCGTAGAAAAGCTCCCCTTTAAAAAACAAATTGCCTATGCCTGCGGGATGATCGGCTGGAGCATCATGACCAATATCATCATCGTGATGCTGCCTTATTTTTATTTGCCGCCATCCAGTTCAGGCTTGATACCGCTGGTTCCCCAGTTCCTGGTTTTTGGGGTGCTGAATATCATGTCGCTTATAGCGGCTTCCGGCCGGCTGGTCGATGCTGTTTACGATCCTTTTATTGCCTCGATGAGTGATAAAAGCGGCCATCGCAAAGGGCGACGCATCCCCTTTATGAAATGGGCCATACTGCCTGCTGTGCTTTTTTGCGGCCTTACCTTTTGCCCATTGGTTAGGGGTGAGAGTATGCACAATGCTTTCTGGATTATCATTACCTTAATAGGTTTTTTTATGGGTGCTACTACCTATATCATCCCCTATAATGCCCTGCTGCCCGAACTCACCGATACCGGCGCTGAAAAAGTTAAACTATCATCTTTTCAGCAGGTGGGTTTTGTTATCGGCATTATCATCAGCGCACTGGTAAATAATTTCGCCGACCTGGTACAGCATCTTTTTGACGTTACCAACCGCGATTCAGCCGTTCAATATACTATCTGGGGTTTAGCTGTTTTTGCAGGTATCATTATGCTGATACCCGTCTTGGCTATCGACGAGCGAAAATACCTGGTAAGTAAAAAACCTACGCATTTGCCTATATTGCTGGCTATCCGGAAAACTTTTAGCCAGCGTAATTTTAAATACTACCTCATTTCCGATTTCTCCTTTTATATGGCATTAAGCATCATATCCAGCGGCTTATTGTATTTTGTTACCGTGTTGCTTCACCTGCCCGAGTCAATGGGGGGCCTGCTGATGGGAACGATGGTAATTGGCTCATTGATATTTTATCCCCTGATCAATTATATCTCTCATAAGCATGGCAAAAAGAGCCTGGTGCTGTTTTCTTTCGCCTTGCTGAGCCTGATTTTTGCCATGATCTACTTTTTAGGCAAATTCCCGGTTTCTCCGAAGGCGCAGGTCTATACGCTGGTTTTATTAGCGGCTTTCCCGCTGGCGTCGCTGGGTATTTTACCTAACGCCATCCTTGCAGAAATAGCCGAACGGGACGCCCGGGTAACAGGCGAAAACCGGGAAGGGATGTTTTTTGCAGTAAAATTCCTGTTTGTAAAACTGGGGCAAACTTTGGGAATAGCACTGTTTGCCTTTTTAACTGTTTATGGTAAAGACCCCGGTCATGATTATGGCCTGCGCCTTAATGGCATCTGCGGTTTTGTGCTTTGTTTGATCGCCTTTGTTTTCTTTACCCGTTTCCGGGAAAGGAAAATTGGTTGA
- a CDS encoding SAM-dependent methyltransferase — protein sequence MANTITIAKKGSLYQDIVLKFLSKMENGTLYLTLPNGEKIAMGNGDSTITANIIINSEAFYKRVILYGDIGFGEAYVDGLWETDNITNVIKWVLLNVENAPGVSGSNIQTVSLNLLKIYNKLFHKKRANTVEGSRKNISEHYDLNNDFFASFLDPTMTYSSAYFYRDGLSLQEAQLAKYERLCRQLHLKPQDHVLEIGSGWGGNAIYMAKTYGCKVTSLTISEEQHKMAVERVEAEGLSGKVKILLKDYRLMDGTFDKIVSVEMLEAVGYKFMDVYFKKCHELLKKNGILALQVITSPDSRFESLRKGVDWIQKHIFPGSLLPSVGAINHSINKTGDLTLVDLKDIGLDYAKTLKLWHDAFNANLAKVKSLGFDETFIRKWNYYLCYCEAAFAMRNINVMHLVYARPNNTVR from the coding sequence ATGGCCAATACCATTACTATCGCAAAAAAAGGGAGTTTATACCAGGATATTGTTTTGAAATTCCTTTCCAAAATGGAGAACGGAACTTTATACCTTACCCTGCCAAACGGCGAAAAGATCGCTATGGGAAATGGTGATAGTACAATTACTGCGAACATCATCATAAATAGCGAAGCGTTTTATAAACGTGTTATTTTATATGGCGATATTGGTTTTGGCGAAGCCTATGTGGATGGTTTGTGGGAGACGGACAATATTACCAATGTGATTAAATGGGTACTGCTTAATGTTGAGAATGCGCCCGGTGTTTCGGGCAGTAATATACAAACCGTGTCGCTTAACTTGCTGAAGATCTATAATAAGCTGTTTCACAAAAAAAGAGCTAATACCGTTGAAGGATCACGAAAGAACATTTCGGAACATTACGACCTGAACAATGATTTTTTCGCCAGCTTCCTGGATCCGACCATGACCTATTCCAGCGCTTATTTCTACCGTGATGGGTTATCCCTGCAGGAAGCACAATTGGCCAAATATGAACGCTTATGCCGCCAGCTGCATTTAAAACCACAGGACCATGTGCTGGAGATCGGCAGCGGATGGGGCGGCAACGCCATTTACATGGCCAAAACTTATGGCTGCAAAGTTACCTCATTAACTATCTCCGAAGAGCAGCATAAAATGGCTGTTGAGCGCGTGGAAGCTGAAGGATTGAGTGGCAAAGTAAAAATCCTGCTGAAAGATTACCGCCTGATGGATGGCACCTTCGATAAGATTGTATCCGTTGAAATGCTGGAGGCCGTTGGCTATAAATTTATGGACGTTTACTTTAAAAAATGCCATGAGTTGTTAAAGAAAAACGGGATACTGGCGCTGCAGGTAATCACCTCGCCCGACTCAAGGTTTGAGAGCCTGCGCAAAGGCGTGGACTGGATCCAGAAACATATTTTCCCGGGCTCACTGCTCCCCTCTGTTGGCGCCATAAATCATTCCATCAATAAAACCGGCGACTTAACCCTGGTCGACCTGAAAGATATCGGCCTTGATTATGCCAAAACCCTGAAACTCTGGCATGATGCCTTTAATGCAAATCTCGCCAAAGTAAAATCGCTTGGCTTTGATGAAACGTTCATCCGCAAATGGAACTATTATTTGTGTTATTGCGAAGCTGCTTTTGCCATGCGCAATATCAACGTAATGCACCTGGTTTACGCCAGGCCGAATAATACGGTAAGGTAG
- a CDS encoding DUF1365 domain-containing protein: MMNSCLYKAKVMHHRLAPKVHRFHYNVFMFYLDLDEIDSLSEKLKFMSRNRFNLFNFRDKDHLQLPKEKPDTSQNIRAHITNYLASNGVAIGNGRIMVLTNLCTLGYQFNPVSFYYCYDEAGQIVCSIVEVCNTFLEMKPYFLGCETLKDEEFKLNTTKFFYVSPFIDMDTNFDFDLHIPGEKLQVKIDDYDKDGNRFFTSTLSGRRKPLKDATLLLYFLSFPFITLKIISLIHWQALKLWLKKIPYHKKGDDLPLQKEVYRPYN, encoded by the coding sequence ATGATGAATTCCTGCCTCTATAAAGCAAAAGTAATGCACCACCGCCTGGCGCCTAAAGTGCACCGGTTCCATTACAACGTATTTATGTTTTATTTAGACCTGGATGAGATCGACAGCCTTTCCGAAAAGCTGAAATTCATGAGTCGCAACCGGTTCAATCTTTTCAATTTCAGGGATAAGGACCATTTGCAATTACCGAAAGAAAAACCAGATACCTCCCAAAATATCCGGGCGCATATCACCAATTATTTAGCATCAAACGGCGTTGCTATCGGCAACGGCCGCATTATGGTGCTTACTAATTTGTGCACCCTGGGTTACCAGTTTAACCCGGTATCGTTTTATTATTGTTATGATGAGGCGGGCCAAATAGTATGTTCCATAGTGGAGGTCTGTAATACTTTCCTTGAAATGAAGCCCTATTTTTTGGGTTGCGAAACGCTGAAGGACGAAGAGTTTAAACTGAATACCACCAAGTTTTTTTACGTGTCACCATTTATTGACATGGATACCAATTTTGATTTCGACCTGCACATCCCCGGCGAAAAATTACAGGTAAAAATTGATGATTATGACAAAGACGGTAACCGTTTTTTTACCAGCACCTTAAGTGGCAGGCGCAAGCCTTTAAAAGACGCCACGCTGCTGCTTTATTTTTTGAGTTTTCCATTTATCACGCTAAAAATAATAAGTTTGATACACTGGCAGGCATTAAAACTTTGGCTAAAAAAGATCCCCTACCATAAAAAAGGAGACGACCTCCCGCTGCAAAAAGAGGTGTATCGTCCTTATAATTAA
- a CDS encoding NAD(P)/FAD-dependent oxidoreductase has product MEMNTGTISSSANGRRLGGKTAIIGTGIAGMGCAHFLHQQSDLTIYEQNDYVGGHTNTVTVDEDGKPVYIDTGFMVFNFKTYPNLCKLFDEIKAPVKKTDMSFSVQHVPSGLEYSGSSVNHLFAQRKNLFNLKYLKMLNQIGRFNKESIKILDDPKYANYSIGEYVKEFDFGEDMLWKYLVPMSSAVWSTPMEQMLDFPAVTLIRFFLNHGFLGLDTQHQWYTLEKGSRAYREILIKPFKDRISINRKAVKVERQATGKVVIHASDGTQETFDRVIIAAHGDQALQMLEAPTGAEERLLSKFKYQYNKAVLHTDTSIMPKAKLAWSSWNYRIQMQEGKLTPTTIYWMNRLQQVSDKKDYFVSINPHNGLDERKIIKELDYEHPLFDVPAINAQAELHRLNETGPVYFCGSYFKYGFHEDAFASAVELCVKLLADRMTF; this is encoded by the coding sequence ATGGAAATGAATACAGGCACTATAAGCTCCTCCGCCAATGGGCGGAGGTTAGGGGGCAAAACAGCCATTATCGGGACGGGCATAGCAGGCATGGGATGTGCCCACTTTCTGCATCAGCAAAGTGACCTTACGATTTACGAACAAAATGATTATGTAGGCGGCCATACCAACACGGTTACCGTTGACGAAGATGGCAAGCCGGTTTATATTGACACGGGTTTTATGGTGTTTAATTTTAAAACCTATCCAAACCTTTGTAAGCTTTTTGATGAGATCAAAGCCCCGGTAAAAAAGACGGATATGTCGTTCAGTGTACAGCATGTGCCGAGCGGATTGGAGTACAGCGGATCGAGCGTCAACCACCTGTTCGCCCAGCGTAAAAATCTTTTCAACCTTAAATACCTCAAAATGCTGAACCAGATCGGCAGGTTTAACAAGGAAAGTATAAAGATCCTGGACGATCCCAAATATGCCAATTACTCCATAGGTGAATACGTTAAGGAATTTGATTTTGGCGAGGATATGCTGTGGAAATACCTGGTGCCGATGAGTTCGGCCGTTTGGTCGACGCCAATGGAGCAGATGCTTGATTTTCCGGCGGTAACGCTCATCAGGTTTTTCCTTAACCACGGTTTTTTAGGGCTCGATACCCAGCACCAGTGGTACACCCTTGAAAAAGGCAGCCGGGCCTACCGCGAAATCCTCATCAAGCCCTTTAAAGACCGCATCAGCATCAACCGCAAGGCGGTAAAGGTTGAGCGGCAGGCAACCGGCAAAGTGGTGATTCATGCTTCCGATGGCACACAGGAAACATTCGACAGGGTAATTATTGCCGCGCACGGCGACCAGGCACTCCAAATGCTGGAAGCACCGACCGGCGCAGAGGAACGGCTATTGTCGAAATTCAAATACCAGTATAATAAGGCAGTGCTGCATACCGATACCAGCATTATGCCCAAAGCCAAACTGGCCTGGAGCAGCTGGAACTACCGCATCCAAATGCAGGAGGGCAAACTGACGCCCACCACCATTTACTGGATGAACCGCCTGCAGCAGGTATCAGATAAAAAGGATTATTTTGTTTCCATCAACCCGCATAATGGGCTCGATGAAAGAAAAATCATCAAAGAACTGGATTATGAACACCCGCTATTTGACGTGCCTGCCATCAATGCCCAGGCCGAACTGCACCGGCTTAATGAAACGGGTCCGGTTTATTTTTGCGGCAGCTATTTTAAATATGGGTTTCACGAGGATGCCTTTGCCAGCGCGGTGGAGTTGTGCGTAAAATTACTTGCTGATAGAATGACTTTTTGA
- a CDS encoding alpha/beta hydrolase gives MIRFYLLIIVSLISLLAFLKAPEYHLWLLAIVVTEFPLIFFGISLVLTLTGFWAHKYQMAGTVLGVVTMLIFLSPIVRAWWVAKDLKKNMEQAFNADPNFDSSFSFFRLFNVTKAVSYKTFDYVKYNDTTLKLDFYPAQSADGDFLLNRPCVIVVHGGSWAGGDSRQLPELNSYLALKGYNVAAINYRMAPKWQTPAPVEDIQAAIAYLKTHADELHIDTKNFVLLGRSAGAQIATLAAYTINEPSLKGVIDFYGPEDMVWGYSIPSNPLIMDSRKVMEDYIGGTYSKVPQKYFACSPLEFVSKKSPPTLVIHGSNDVLVSPEHSRRLNLKLQQNGIKHYWLKLPWATHGFDYNLNGPGGQLSTFAVATFLKTVCPQTP, from the coding sequence ATGATCCGATTCTACTTGCTCATTATTGTTTCCCTCATCTCCCTGCTGGCATTTTTAAAAGCCCCCGAATATCACCTTTGGCTGCTGGCTATCGTGGTGACTGAATTTCCGCTCATTTTCTTCGGCATCAGCCTGGTGTTAACATTAACCGGTTTTTGGGCGCATAAATATCAAATGGCCGGTACTGTTTTAGGCGTGGTAACCATGCTGATCTTTTTATCGCCAATTGTAAGGGCCTGGTGGGTAGCGAAAGACCTTAAGAAAAACATGGAACAGGCATTTAATGCTGATCCGAATTTTGATTCCTCTTTTAGTTTTTTCAGGCTATTCAATGTTACAAAGGCGGTTTCTTACAAAACATTTGACTACGTAAAATACAACGATACAACCCTTAAACTCGATTTCTATCCGGCGCAATCGGCAGATGGTGATTTTTTATTAAACCGGCCCTGTGTAATTGTAGTCCACGGAGGCTCCTGGGCGGGCGGCGACAGCAGGCAACTGCCTGAATTAAACAGTTACCTTGCTTTAAAGGGTTATAATGTAGCCGCTATAAACTATCGCATGGCGCCAAAGTGGCAAACACCGGCACCTGTGGAGGATATACAGGCAGCTATAGCTTATTTAAAAACACACGCGGATGAGCTGCACATTGATACCAAGAATTTTGTATTGCTTGGCCGCTCGGCCGGCGCACAGATCGCTACGTTGGCCGCTTATACGATCAATGAACCCTCGTTAAAGGGTGTAATTGATTTTTATGGACCGGAAGATATGGTTTGGGGATATTCCATCCCGTCTAACCCGCTGATCATGGACTCAAGGAAGGTAATGGAGGATTATATCGGAGGCACTTACAGCAAAGTTCCTCAAAAGTATTTTGCCTGCTCTCCATTGGAATTTGTGAGCAAAAAGTCGCCGCCTACGTTGGTCATTCATGGCAGTAACGATGTACTGGTTTCGCCTGAGCATAGCCGCCGGCTCAACTTAAAACTGCAACAAAACGGCATTAAACATTACTGGCTTAAACTGCCATGGGCCACCCATGGCTTTGATTATAATTTAAACGGCCCGGGCGGACAATTGTCTACCTTCGCGGTAGCAACATTTTTAAAAACTGTATGCCCCCAAACCCCCTAA
- a CDS encoding SAM-dependent methyltransferase: MAKAKPAHMWYDKLIEQNKVPDFLLRQGIRKLLQQRLDDENKGDVETQQAHLMALIDQLKASPIAVNTADANQQHYEVPTQFYQYCLGKNLKYSSGYWKPGVTDIDTSEDDMLGLTCQRAELANGQAVLELGCGWGSLSLYMAAKFPGSTFKVVSNSRTQKQHIDEQAKQRGIKNLTVITADMNTFSIDEQFDRVVSVEMFEHMRNYQLLMKKVASFLKPDGKLFIHIFTHKEYAYLFEVKDDTDWMSKYFFTGGIMPSDDLLFYFNDDLSVEKHWHVNGTHYGKTAEAWLKNMDAHKAEIMPLFETTYGHDQAVKWWVYWRIFYMACAELWNFNKGNEWIVSHYLFHKNAK, encoded by the coding sequence TTGGCAAAAGCCAAACCTGCACACATGTGGTACGATAAACTGATTGAACAAAACAAAGTCCCTGATTTTTTATTGCGGCAGGGCATCCGGAAGTTATTACAGCAGCGGCTGGATGATGAAAACAAAGGCGATGTGGAAACACAGCAGGCACACCTGATGGCGCTGATCGATCAGCTTAAAGCATCGCCCATCGCCGTAAATACGGCAGATGCCAACCAGCAGCATTATGAAGTACCAACGCAATTTTACCAGTACTGCCTGGGCAAAAACCTCAAATACTCCAGCGGGTACTGGAAACCGGGCGTAACGGATATTGATACCTCGGAAGACGATATGCTGGGACTCACCTGCCAGCGTGCGGAACTGGCCAATGGCCAGGCTGTGTTGGAACTGGGTTGCGGCTGGGGTTCACTGTCGCTTTACATGGCTGCAAAATTTCCGGGGAGTACGTTTAAGGTAGTATCAAATTCGCGCACGCAAAAACAACATATCGACGAACAGGCCAAACAACGCGGCATTAAAAATTTGACGGTGATCACCGCCGACATGAATACCTTTAGCATTGATGAGCAATTCGACCGGGTGGTGTCTGTCGAGATGTTTGAACACATGCGCAATTACCAGTTACTGATGAAAAAGGTGGCCTCCTTTTTAAAACCCGACGGGAAGCTTTTTATCCATATTTTCACTCATAAGGAATATGCCTACCTATTTGAGGTAAAGGACGATACCGACTGGATGAGTAAATACTTTTTTACCGGCGGCATTATGCCCAGCGACGACCTGCTATTTTATTTTAACGATGATTTATCTGTCGAAAAGCACTGGCATGTTAACGGCACCCATTACGGCAAAACAGCCGAGGCATGGCTAAAAAACATGGACGCGCATAAAGCGGAGATCATGCCTCTTTTTGAAACCACCTATGGCCATGACCAGGCCGTAAAATGGTGGGTTTACTGGCGCATATTTTATATGGCCTGTGCAGAATTATGGAATTTTAACAAGGGTAACGAATGGATCGTGAGCCATTATTTATTTCACAAAAACGCAAAATAA